From the genome of Prunus persica cultivar Lovell chromosome G8, Prunus_persica_NCBIv2, whole genome shotgun sequence:
TATAATGTAGTGCTCAGTTCATATATTTGTGGTGGATTACGGATGGAGCGCAGGTTTACTGAGCGCTCTGCACTCTTGATATATGGGTggatttttcatttactttctttgttttggcttGTAGTTTATATGTGATTGGGTTATGgtgcttttttgtttgtttgttttgtttttcttgttcgTCTAATGGaaaattggtttggtttggggtTTGATGCTTCTAGTTGGGTTTAGTGTCATTGAGACAATCATATGAAAACATGTTACATGCCTCTCTTTCTGAAAGAAATTGGATTATCAGATAATTACGATGGACAATGCTACACACTTCAATTTtcttgccaatattttttgttcccAACGTACATGCCATGATCCCAACCTATCAGGTTGattatgttttattattatttttcaacttAAATGCACGTAGTTGCAGATGATCTGGTGTGGTGGTTTAGCCTTGAACCAACAATATGCTTATCCTTGCTGCTAGACTAGGATTTCATCGTTTTTTctcaattgaaaaaaagaaaaaaagaaatctttGTTTTAAGGCTTTGGATATGTATAccttttctccatatttatgtTTGGGCTGTTGTGTTTCAGTATTAGAACTAATTAGTTTGAATTGAAGCATAAAGTACATGCATTCTTCATTTTTCAGGTTGACTACCTTCAGGTTGAAGGTGTATTGCAGATAAGGAATCTTGTATATTGCGCATCAACAAGGTAGTGATGCAATTGGTATTTATCTTAgcttttttgtcaaattatgcacttttgaattgtttgatAAGTTTGTAAAATGTATATAAAGCCTGTGACATTTGTAGAGTTTTGAGCTACAATTgtgtttgttatttattgattttctACTTTACCATTTAATTAGTGCTTCCAGTTGATGTATGAGaagattttattattataaattttttgaacttAAATGTTCGTATCACATTTTTAAACAATGGAGTTATTCTGTAAAAAGAGTTTAtactgttttccttttttttggctGGTAAAACATCTACATATGTTTCTTAGCCTTGCAAAAGTTTTGCTGCAGAAATTCTAATGTTGCGGAGGGTCTTATCATCTGGAACAATGGCTATACTTGTAGTTCCTGATGTATCAATTTGTGCAGAAAATGTGATATTGTTGTTTTCCCCGAGATTTGCAATTTTAGATTATTGTTGTCTTATCTGGTGCAGGCAGAACATTTGAACGTACTTCTTGAACCACTTGGTTAGCGTGTTCGTAGTTACTATGGAAACCAAGGTGGTGGAACACTTCCCAAAGGTACTTCTGTAGCTGTctgcacaaaagaaaaggcaaactTTTTGATAAACAGGCTGCTGGAAGAGGGTCGTCTTTCAGAAATTGGAATTCTTGTAATAGATGAACAGGCTGCTGGTACTTCATATCCTTGTGGTTATGTGTCAATAGTTGTTTGCAACTTCTATGCaagatttatattttttcttcatgggccttttttctttttcagtttgGTTAGTTTTCCTTTGGTAATTGCTTTTTGGGTGGACTTATTTAAATGCCTTTCATTCTTATAACTATTAACAGGTTGGCGATCCAAGTAGGGGTTATGACAAAACTTCATCACGCAGCTGGTGAAGGCAATTCTGAATCAAGTAGTGGAGAAAGTTCAGGGATGAGCAGTTGTAACGCTTACCCTGTCATGGTCTGGAAATTGTTGGGATGAGTGCAACTATGCCAAATGTGGCAGCAGTTGCTAATTGGCTTCAGGTAAGTAGAACTGTAAACATTAACTATGATCCTTCTTGAACAAATGTAGGTCCCTTAGTGCTGCCTAGCTGTGGGTGTTTGGCAATTGATTTAAGAATATAGATACAAAAATCTTTACTTGGATTGTGTAACTTTATATATGGGATCTTGAATTCCACTCTTAATGTAGTTGTTCTGTATATGATGAGTAAAACGTCTCATGAGTTCCGTCTTTCAAGGGAAAGTTAATGAAATAGTTAAGTCtaattttggtagaaaaaaTTGCAGGACAACAATGACTGAATTATGCAATTAACTAACTTGATTTAGATTTAACCTTTAACAGTGATTGAAAAGACCCTCCacgtttttcaattttttgtatttcttattCTTATGGGTAACTTGATATTGGAAGAATTGTTTAACCTGCAGCTTAtgagtttttaaattattttatcaaGATTTTATGATCGATGGGTTATGCGTCAACTCTTATAATGAGTTCCATTGTACATGTTTTCCATATTTTCTTTCCGGATTATGTTTGAGAAGTCTgaaaacgagtatagccgcgcggctatactcttgtATTAAATTCGAATATTTAAGGagtatcgccgcgcggctatactcgttaaatatataaaatatttacacagtatagccggacggccgcacctttttttaaattcgaatatttaaaacgtatagccgcgcggctgtactccTTTAATAAATTCGAATATTTAACAATATATTAAAATgtttaaacagtatagccgggcggctatactcttaatAAATTCGAATATTTAAGGAGTttcgccgcgcggctatacttgctcaatatattaaaatatttaaacgtaTGGCCGGCCGGCTATATGCTTTTAATAATttcgaatatttaaaaagactcgccgcgcggctatacgtgttaaatatattaaaacatTTAAACCCTATAGCCatccggctatactctttaaataaatatattaaaatattttaacagtacagccgcccggctatacccgTTTAATAAATTCGAATGTtaaaggagtatagccgcgcggcgagACCCgtttaatatattaaaatattaaaagaataTAGCCGCGCTgctaaattaatatattcgaacattttaatagtatagccgcgcggctagactatttaaaaattcaaaagtatatcattttcttttttaaaatataaagggTTAACGGTAGTTTCAATCTATCTTATCATTTTGGACATCATACAAATTAAACTCCCGCTAGAATTCCCCTACAAAAATATGGGTTTGTATGCATGTTGAATTTCTGTCGAATTTTAATTATCTTTAATAACTATTTGTCTCAGTTGGAACTCCTCTGTTTTTCAATATTGGTACATGGCAATAATATGAATATTGTGTAGAGTAATATGTTTTGTGCGCGCATTACAGTTCCTTGGGGTGATTATTTTGGTCTTATTGTCAACAAATGCAATAACGTGTTTTTAAGTTAATTcttaattgttttctttttctatttgcaGGTACATAGAGTGTAAAAAAGAAGCTTCACTTCGTTTGTTCCTGGAGGAGGAAGCATAAGTAAGAGttattttgtataaaaatacgCAAAATCATGAGCCTATTTAGGTGAAGTTCATATGTATTTCAGTTGCTTCTCCTCTTCATCTCTGCTTTCTccagttttcatttttctgttttgttttgcttcttttatgTTGTTTCAACTCATGTCAGCGGCTTTGGTTGTGGTGCAGGCTTTGAAGTCGTCTCCAACTCTCTGCTGGGACTCAGAGGAGGAAACAATGTCGTTCAAATCAGTATTGGACTGATATGAAATTAGATTTCTTTAAACCTATTGTATCAGTTATATAGTTTTTCTATaatcaattctcaactgaatgATTTTTTGTTAGCTGATATGATTTTCTGTTTGCCTTAACTCTgacagaaacaaagaaagagagatggagaTGATGATTTGATGGTGAAAGGAAGTTGGGTGTGCTTTCAGTCTTATTTCATACTGAGGGTAGTCACCCTTCTTCAATTGCAGTAAACCTTGATGTAACCATATTGatatgagaaaatttggaaaacatcATCCCTGTATTTGACGACGGTGGAGTCTTTTTCATAGGTCTATTTGAATCTGAACAATGCACTCTCTTTTTTAGATTCAGTGGGTATATTCCGGTGTCTGCATTTGCTTTGGCATTCTTCTTTTTGGATGTCTCTGAATGCATGTATTAGGTGGTGTTTTTGCGCTTCCATCGTTTTTCAAGCAGAGCCAAGTAGCATACCATGCACAGCAAACACACACTTGCTATACAGTGAGAAGCGGTATGTACAGAAGCGAAAGAGCCTGAAGGATTCAGCAATCTGGTGACAAGAAGGATGCGAGCGCAACTTGTAAGTTATAGAACTGAGCATTTGACCAGAACCTTTTAGAATCCAGAAGATTTGGAGTGGGATTTCTTTGAGTTTTTGTGATCCTAATTTCTGGACAATGTAAACTCTGGCTGATCCAAATGTACCCAAGAGTTTGCTGCATGCAATTTTGTCTGGATCAACTGTATTCTGGTGGGTGACACTGACTTATAATCATATGTTTCTCCAGCTATGCATGATATTATAAATGGCTTGCATGCTCCATGAAGTGGTCATTAGAGTAAGAAAGATACAAACTTGAATGCCCTAcatctttcttttcatttggttTAAAGGTGATAGCTGTTCAGGCTGCAGGAATGCCCTACATCTTTCTTTTCGATAGACGACCTTTATCTTGACTCTTGAGGAGGACATGCAATCAAACTTTCTCGAATCCCTTTTCAACACGCATGATCTATAGAAGAAGTCAgatgagaagagagagagagtgtgaaTTGTCAATCAGAATGATAGCTTtcccataaataaaaattgctgCTCTCTTAAGTAAGATGAAAATTGAGTGCAGACAGCAtattaattttctgttaagCTTTGAATTTGTCAATCTCAGAACCTGGTCtatcatttcttttttgccaACTTCAGTGTAGGACCATCCATAAATTATGGACCATAATCTAGAGTAGGTTAGTTCAATCAGTTTGTTCAAGGTGGGGGCAAAAACCCATCTTCAAGTTGTCAAGAAAGattttcataattaacaaTTGATGACAGAAAATGACAGTCAATTGGGTCTTGGTGAGACCCTAACTCTCACAAATATCTTATCTTACCTAAATATCATGTATTCAGCAAGAACATTGACATAATATTTTTGCTTAAAATAACAGCACTATAAATATACGACAATTTCAGAAAAAATGCCAATTGGAAGGGGATTTTGACTTGCAGACTTGGTCTCAAGTTCGACCTCCATGACACCTTGgcagtgtgtgtgagaaaacttCCTCCCTCTTCataactttgaaaaaaaaaaactactgtGTTATACAAAGACAATCACTTCCCCAACATGCATAATTGTGGTTATAATATAATGGACTCTGCTCCTACCAACCAAAATGtgtaccaaaaagaaagagaaacgaCCATAGTGGATTGTGTAATCTTAGACCTTAGATATGTACtcaaaaagcaaaatgaattcTGGGTCTAAATGAAGATGGGGAGTTTGTCACCACATAACATTAGGGAAGGCTTGGTCTCCTCTGACAACTAAGTTCTGGTTTTGGTCAAAGGTAACCGCGCCTACAACTTCAGTCCATGCGCCTAGCTAGAGTCTCATTGTCCTAGTCTGCTGGCCCTCCTCCATTGTCATATCCTAGTCCTATTAAGTAAGCAGTTAGGTATTGGAGTATTGCTAGAGTCTACCGCCCACGCACAGAGAGATCTTGACTGTCAATGTATATGAAATTCACAAAACATCAACGGCTAAAATCAATTCACGCCTGCACCGTAGCATTCTTATGTATTTCTAGAACACATTGATATGGGCTACTAACATGGTTGAAGGCGTGAAGCTATGTTGATACAgatgaaaacagaaaagaagtACACATACAAAAAACGGGAAGATGCATTTTACAGAGTAAGAAATAAAGAATAGGTTGTGATGTGAAATAAAAACCCATATGATTATGCTTTTCACTGTGAGTGAGAGCTAATGCATCACATCAAGTAGATGCCCATTTGTTATAAGCATGTAAATTTCGCATAATGTTGtctgtttctttttcactttagGGGAAAACAACTTTGAATTTGTTGCATTGTATTGCTGCTAAAGAAACTTTCTTTGTCTCACTTGACAAAGGTGACACAACCAAATTATGGAaaagttttaaataaataaaaactcaatagtgaagaatttgttttcaaaagtTAATGTTTTTAGGAGAGAGACTTTCATGCAACGGAAATAGAACTATTTTTTTGTCATCCCCAACTAATAGTGTAACGACGCACGAGATAACTTTTTCACGTGTCATTGTATTATTGGACGGAGATAGCATTGCTATCTCCAAGAAagtttttctgtgttttgaGGTTgcactctgtttttttaagcTCTAAAATGCAATGCATGTGTAATGTCAGTTAAAGGGGGAGGGCCCAGTATGATTCTTTTAATTATGGACAAGAAGAAAGAGTGCCCAATTGCCCATGAgagagactttttttttcctttgggcATTTGTGTAACGTAATATGTAAACCTACCCTTTCCAGCAAAATACCCTGTTTGCAATTTTGACgtttcttttcatatttagacccgtttatttttctttccaatcaGTTCCTTTgagctctctccctctccactgcCCACCTTTCTCTATCAaaatcacttttttaatttctttatctaAATTTTGGGTCTTTCTTTCTTGAGTTGAAGTGGTCTCAAACATTGGCAGTGAATTGAAAATCTCAAAGGTCCTTCCTTTCTCTAAAAAAGCAGACACCCAGATAAAACTGAAGCATTTTGAAGCTGCTCTTGGAGCATCTGAATGATGGGCGCGTAAGTTCATTTCAGTTTTCAGGTAGGAGCCCCTTTCTCTGTGTACCAATTTTTATGCTGCCTGCATTCCCTCTTGTCACCTCAAATTCTTAGCCAAACTAGGAAGAACCAGAAAGAAATTTGTCATCTTTCTTGGTGTTATGATGAGGGACTTTCCTTCTTGTTTTGGTGAAAATGGTGTTCAAGTTGctgattcttcttcttcatcgtcATCAAGAATCACAAAAATTGCTCAGAACTTGGTTTCTTGTGTCTACCAGTGTAAATTACAGGGTCGTTTGTGTTTTATTACCGTGACATGGACCAAAAATTTGATGGGTCAAGGCCTAAGCATTGAAATTGACGATGCAGCCAATCAGTGCATCTGCAAGGTTGATATCAAGCCATGGTTGTTCTCCAAGAGAAAAGGGTGCAGGAATTTAGAGGTGGACACCAGTAAAATTGATATATATTGGGACTTAACCAATGCTAAGTTTGGTTCAGGACCTGAGCCATTAGAGAAGTTCTATTTAGCTGTTATGTTTAACCAAGAAATGGTTCTTTTTCTTGGGGACTTGAAGAGAGAAGCTTTCAACAAAGACCCTGTTGGTTCCATTTCCAGAGCCACTTTCATTGCCAAAAGAGAGCACATTTTTGGGAAGAAATTTTATGGCGCAAAGGCTCAGTTTTGTGATAAGGGGAAGAGCCATGATGTGACAATTGAATGTGAGACTGTTGGGCTCCATGAGCCATACCTTGTGATCTGCATTGACAGTAAGATGGTGATGCAGGTGAAGAGGTTGAATTGGAAGTTCAGAGgcaaccacaccattttgGTTGATGGGCTGAGAATTGAAGTGTTTTGGGATGTTCACAATTGGCTCTTTGGCAATGCTATGGGCAATGCAGTTTTCATGTTCCAAACTTGCCTCAGTGATGACAACAAGTTCTGGACCAGTCCACCAGTTTTGGATTCTTCTGTGTTGGCTTGGTCTTCCTCTCAGCCATTAAGAGATAACCAGTTGCAGGGTCTTGGCTTTTCACTGGTTTTGCATGCTTGGAAGAATGAATAGAGAACTGAAAAAAGCCAGAAGCTTGTTTTTCATCGTTCTGAGCCTTTACAAATACTTGAAAGTTCTGGTTTTGATTGTATGTGCTGTTTGTCTCTCTAGTTTTCTTATATCAAAACATAATTCAATTGCAGGAACAATGCATGTTCAAGAAATCTTTTGCAAGTTTGATTAGTGGTGCAATTGTCTGAAACAACCCTCTTCCCATCTGTTtactaaagaaattaaaattgagtAGTTGGTTTGATTGAGTCccctaatttgataatgaTACTTGACTTTGTTGGAGAAGAACGGCAACTTTAATGTTGCGTGTTTGATGTTTTCTTCAAGAATGAGAAATGGCCTCTAGATGCCCAAATACAAGAAAGTGAGTGTTGCACTTGTCTCGCTATTTCTGGTTTAATGCAAAATGCCTCTGTTTATGGGCGAGGGGTGGGCATTGAGACTGGAAAACCGAAACATCGAGTCGGATAGAATGAAAAAAATCGGTTGattaaaaaagtcaacaaatcaGCATCAAATTGTACCGAACCAGTTTAAACTGGTTTAAATTCCAAATTCACACCTTATCAAATTAGACCGAACTGGTtgtgtatatttttatttttttacaaaattatttaaatccAATGCTACATTTTTAATCTCGTAACTAATATTTCCTCATGCTCAACTTCAAAACATTTCCCTTTTATGGGCCCAACATCTCtttttgcatgaaattggattattagtaaattttcaagctcaaaaaataaaattttagttggaatttgtatttaaaacaaataatttgaaaaaataataataatcctgTCCAAAACTGGAAAAACCGAAAATCAGACTAAAATTAGTTCAAACCAAACTGattggttatatatatatatatatatttaaaaaaatcggACTAAATTAGATCTATTCAATAGTTTCAATTTCGATTTCGATTTGAGATGAAAATTGGACCGAACTAGACTGCACCCACCCCTAATAGGCAAACTTCAGCTGGCTTAATACTGTTTTTTGAGCTTGAGCTTTTAAGTCCTCAAAATAAGTTGctaaaaaaagccaaaaaaaaaaaagaagaaaaaagagatattatataaaagaatgaaaaataaaaaatcaagtgAAGGATGAGTCAACTGTGGGAGAAAAACTTACATATACCGAGGATGCCATTTTAGGGTTATCTCAAGCCAATCACTcattgttttgtgttttaacTGTCCAACTTGACAATGAATGAGGTGCTTTGGATACTGCCACGGTGGAATTCTCGTTACATGTAAGTTCTTCTTCAACTAAAAAGATGGTGAGCATAATTTATAGTaataacaaaaccaaaacatagtAGTCATttctaataattaaatttttttataagacTAGGTAGTATGAAATCCCATCTCTTGCTACATTATtacataaaattaataatatttaaactAATAATAGAAAATCTAAGTTgacatataattttaaaatttaaagtttTCAGATCAATTAAAAGTTCATTTGTATAATTAAAACTTTAATAATTGTAccaaataaaaactaattataaaaaagaaaaagaaaaaaagaatccaTCAGCAATTTGGCGTAGGATGCAGTTACACACCCCATGTCATTTAGGGGTGATGATATCGTCACCACGGCAGTAATCGTCCCAACACACACACCACGCACACGTGGCAGCGAACGCCAACTCCGTATCTCTCAACCTCCAAAAGCACTCGGCTTTGATAAACCACCCGCTATGGATACCCTGCTACACAGCCCGTCATCAATGGCCAAGCGACCCTGCCCCTCCCAAAACCCTAGAATCCCAAACCTTAACCAATTGGACAGGGATCAGCTTCTGGACACATTTCTCGAGTTCTCTGACTCGCCCCCTTTCGCCATCGACCTCTCTTTTGAGAGGCTTCTCGAGTCCAGGTCCTGCGATGCCGATCAGACCAAGCTCATCGATCGCGCTCTCCAATTGGGCTCTGTGCTCCTCGAGGCTGCTAAGCGCTCTGCGAGAAAACGAGCCTCCAAGCACAACTCTCTCACCTGGGCCCTCCCTCCCGACCTCACCATCAAGGTACGTCTCGGTTTTGTTGTGACGAACAAGATCAGACTCATACGAAACTGAAGACCAATTGAGTGGGGTCTGATTGTGCAATTTTTTTTGATTTCGCGGCTCGATTTGGAAGAGTTGTTGTTTTCCTTTCGTGTTTGTTTTCGATTTGGGGCTTGTGTATCTGAAGATTTCGGAGTTGCATTTTAGTTGCTTGGTATTATTGCtttgtgtttaattttctgaTCACTAATCTGCATGTTGCTTAATGTTTATGATTTGTGTTCTTACAGAATATGGTCATTTTCAATGTTGAAATTTATCATCTGCATTGGCATAATGCTTAAGGCTGGTATATTGTCATTGTTCTGCGAGAATATCAATATTTAGTGCGTCATTTTTGTGCATGCCAGAACTACTTTATCCTTAAACATTTAGATAGGAAGTGTGTGCATTATCTGAGTATATGTGCTGATATGCAGGTCTTTTCCATGCTTGATACACAAAGCCTATGCTATGCTGCAGCTACTTGTTCAATGTTCAATAAATGTGCCATGGATCCTTCTTGCTATGCCAATATTGACTTGACAACAGTTGTCCCAAAAGTTAACAATGCAGTTGTTTCCACAATGATTCTCCGAGCTGGGAAAGCTCTTCAGTAAGAGTTTTTACACCCAACTAGTCCTTTAATCTTAACAATCTCGAATATTTGTGTCAAGTGAAAACTCTGGTGCATTTCTGTAGTTGGCAGTTGTAATCTTGTAATTTATGCTTTCTCATTTTGATATTGCATTGGCATATGATATTCTCATTTTCATaacattttcctttctttgtgTCTCTCTTAATTGGTTATTCAGGTCTCTTAAGCTTGGTGTAGTTCCAGGCCCAACTACGCCGCTTGGATCTTGTCAGCCATTAGTTTATACCATCAGGAATTCTGTAGATGTTTCCAACTTTTCATGGAATGATAAGAGATCCAGGCAAGGGAAGGAGTCATCCGTTCTTACCAGATCCTGTTTAAGCCCTTTAGGCGGGAATAGTGGTGCTCCAGGGTATGCTTGAATTGTAAGACTtgaaaatttttgtttgtgaaatttacttgttttcttacactttcttttgcttcttgGAAGGACTCTTTTGAGAAGGTTGCACCTTTACAATATTGAAAGGATGGATAATACGTCACTTTGTGGGGCATTAGTGGCCTGTCCATTTCTCCTTGATCTGGAAATTGTTGGCCTGtaagttcaatttttgtttttgtgcaaTCTTGTATGTTGGATTATACGATTTATCATTTCGTGCAATCTACAGTCACGTTGAATTGAGGCAAACATTGCAATCTGTGAGCGCAAACTGTCACTTGATAGAGCGTCTGTTCTTTGAATCTTCAAAAACAGGTATTGCACTTCTTCATGAGGAAACCTGCCTAATGTTCTCAGAATTTATTCTTACACATGTATTTGACGAATATCAGGTAGAGATGACAGTTTGAAATCACCAACTTGTGTTGATCTTATGACTGATTGCCCTCATCTTACGTCACTGGCCCTCAGAGGGTTTAAGTTGCATGATTATAAAGTTCGCATACTTCTGAAGGTATGTCTTGGGCATTTTGAGAAACAACACACCCAAGTccgatatatatatttttgttatagTAGAATCATAACATtatggagagagagggagagtcGAAATTTTACTTTACAGTTATGACTTGTCTTATCAGTTATCAAGTtggatttttatgttttgttatCAGGTTTGGTCAAAAGAgtcttatttattattttcgaatatttcaattttcgtATTGTCTTCATTCCTTTGTACCTGAGCATAATAGTAAAGGTCTGGGAGACATATTAATACCTTTGACAATGGTTTTTTTGGGATTCCTTATCTGTTGTTTGATgtattttacatttttgttCCTCTAATTGGTATCCCCTGGATAATGTCTTTGGTTAGTGATGTGAATACAAAAATTGGTCCCAATTTGGTGAATCATCTTGCTTTCAGTCATGACTGCGAGGTTTAATATCTGGATACTTGTTCAGGGATTGAGGAAATTAAAGTACGTTGATTTTTCAACATCCTACTCAATCACTGGAGCATTTTTAAGGTCAGTTATCTTTAATGGACGAgacttcttttaaaatctcTGTATCATagacttatttttttttttttttttttcaaggaaCCTCGGAAGCAACACAGGTGGGAATCTGCTGGAAGTCTTAATTTTGCGGGATTGCATGCATCTCAAAATGGTGATGACTTCAAGCTGTCCCTCTCTCTACTtttgtgctctctctctctctctctctctctctctctctctctctctctctctctgaaaccTAAATTGTGATTTGAAGGTGGAGGCTGCTCGGTTGATGACGGCAGTTCTTGCTGGGGATTTCAAGTTCCTTAAACATCTTGTAGGTTGATAGAAATTCATCATATTCTTATTGTGTAAGCTTGTATATGAAGTTCTAGGTCTCCGAATGATGCTCACTTTTCCTGTTTCCTCAAACAGGATATATCTAATAGAGAAGGCTTGGCATCTGAGAATGACTGGTATCATAGATGCTACAGCACAAGGTAAGGAATatagttatttttcatttttctattaGTTGGGTAGTTGGGTTACACAGTGGAATAGAGCTCCCACATCTCTTAAACCAACACCCTTACTGAAGGTGGGATTTTATCTTTGGTTTCCGATGTATCACATAGAGACTTTACCAGTGAAATTCTTTTGTCAATATTGTGCAGTACAATTCCCATAAGGCGGGTGTTGGAAGAAAGGCCTAATCTCTGTCTGTTGGCGGAGTTTCCGCCAGAAGGAAGGTTTGCTTATTCTTCAACTGTTGTACTTCAATGGTTTTACTTATTCAACTATTGAAAATATGCTTATCATTATTGTCTGGGATCCTGAATGGTTTTGCAGTTACGCCGACATTGATCAAATGTTTGACAGCGAACCATATAGTGATATCAGTCTGCCATCAGCATCGCAGATGAGCAGTCCTTCATCCGATGGTTCAATGTTTGTGAGTTTTTCTGAGAGCAGTTACAATAGTGATCATGGTAGTGGCAACGAGGATGCTCGAGATGCTGGTTATGTTATCTATGATGAAAGCTCAGACGAGGTAGACTATGTGGCTGTGTAGGAGAAAATACCAAATATGGCTAGGATTGAAATCTGTGGCCACCAAATGGATCATGtacctctctccctccctccctccctccctccctcacTCCTATTTTTCTTAAGACTTTACATGATGTGTGGTGCATTATAATTTGGAACCACTGATATATCCTTCATACTCTTAACAAATTTGTAGTGTTGCCTATATGAGATGCCAGCACAAATTCGAACGGTAGATAAGACTTGTGGACGGAGTTGGTGTGCCGCTGCGATCACAGTATCATCACAGTTTCATATGTGAAGTTCGGTGGTGGGCTCCCGGTACTTGCCAGTATGAGTAGAATGGCCCTTGAAGCCCTGTTATCacatttcttttatctttttagtcCTCGAGTTTCCCCATAGCTGTTTATCACCCTGTTTATCATATGGGATTATGGGTGGAGCAGCTTTCAGCTCTCTTTACTtcgttttgtatttaaaatttaaaaaaaatcttgtagCAGCAGAGCTTATATGCGTGCAAAATCTATTGCATGacatgaaaatttaattatctttATCCAGTCATCCCCATAAttacttttattattaatcctatgcaaaaaagaaaaaaagtcacTTTATCATCATCAAAAACTAATGacatgtcctttttttttcctttcaaacTCCTTTTAGTTGAATTGACAATTAGAATGCTGTGCGTATAGAAAACATAAATGGCATTTTATAGAAAATCTCAACTTAACCGCCATCAGAAGCCTTGTACCATTATATA
Proteins encoded in this window:
- the LOC18766769 gene encoding uncharacterized protein LOC18766769 isoform X1, yielding MMRDFPSCFGENGVQVADSSSSSSSRITKIAQNLVSCVYQCKLQGRLCFITVTWTKNLMGQGLSIEIDDAANQCICKVDIKPWLFSKRKGCRNLEVDTSKIDIYWDLTNAKFGSGPEPLEKFYLAVMFNQEMVLFLGDLKREAFNKDPVGSISRATFIAKREHIFGKKFYGAKAQFCDKGKSHDVTIECETVGLHEPYLVICIDSKMVMQVKRLNWKFRGNHTILVDGLRIEVFWDVHNWLFGNAMGNAVFMFQTCLSDDNKFWTSPPVLDSSVLAWSSSQPLRDNQLQGLGFSLVLHAWKNE
- the LOC18766769 gene encoding uncharacterized protein LOC18766769 isoform X2 — protein: MGQGLSIEIDDAANQCICKVDIKPWLFSKRKGCRNLEVDTSKIDIYWDLTNAKFGSGPEPLEKFYLAVMFNQEMVLFLGDLKREAFNKDPVGSISRATFIAKREHIFGKKFYGAKAQFCDKGKSHDVTIECETVGLHEPYLVICIDSKMVMQVKRLNWKFRGNHTILVDGLRIEVFWDVHNWLFGNAMGNAVFMFQTCLSDDNKFWTSPPVLDSSVLAWSSSQPLRDNQLQGLGFSLVLHAWKNE
- the LOC18766162 gene encoding F-box protein SKIP17, coding for MSFRGDDIVTTAVIVPTHTPRTRGSERQLRISQPPKALGFDKPPAMDTLLHSPSSMAKRPCPSQNPRIPNLNQLDRDQLLDTFLEFSDSPPFAIDLSFERLLESRSCDADQTKLIDRALQLGSVLLEAAKRSARKRASKHNSLTWALPPDLTIKVFSMLDTQSLCYAAATCSMFNKCAMDPSCYANIDLTTVVPKVNNAVVSTMILRAGKALQSLKLGVVPGPTTPLGSCQPLVYTIRNSVDVSNFSWNDKRSRQGKESSVLTRSCLSPLGGNSGAPGTLLRRLHLYNIERMDNTSLCGALVACPFLLDLEIVGLHVELRQTLQSVSANCHLIERLFFESSKTGRDDSLKSPTCVDLMTDCPHLTSLALRGFKLHDYKVRILLKGLRKLKYVDFSTSYSITGAFLRNLGSNTGGNLLEVLILRDCMHLKMVEAARLMTAVLAGDFKFLKHLDISNREGLASENDWYHRCYSTSTIPIRRVLEERPNLCLLAEFPPEGSYADIDQMFDSEPYSDISLPSASQMSSPSSDGSMFVSFSESSYNSDHGSGNEDARDAGYVIYDESSDEVDYVAV